A genomic segment from Thioalkalivibrio sp. K90mix encodes:
- a CDS encoding ATP-dependent helicase, with amino-acid sequence MTNAIRLEELNDNQREAVTSDGHCLVSACPGSGKTRVLITRARRLLDQDPKHRVAAVTFTQASAIEMTQRMSAEGLPPRELQRFQAGTFHSLALSQATQARKAKASQILATGEWISILRNAIDQAVRDGMDPELADYEEISLQVQERQVQEKEPGEATLEKAPYDYIYNLFRQYKAKSKKLDFADILRFAVNGMADGSIPPLPCTHMLVDEAQDMDPLQYAWIKAHSRPGASGGAYITLVGDDDQSIYGWRYAQGYGGMMRFMTDHSAGHVILPVNYRCAPEILTPSERLIRHNANRVEKPIRAAQPPGGTITFERVGDPEAEADAIENRWHQLGEDETIAYIGRSNRALDALEGELMERDVPYYRAGGGNFLDDPDVAAVHRALTVVNQIAEGRGDPLPHLRQILIWAGFPYRVANDAIQGGGSDVLAIVDALPDIQWDPGHEMQRQFAIKLSRNMPAWVKQAGIGNADRIVAFVARIFSGFAHDKNQGPKQMGRLARAIRTMMKKESPKQDMKIGKCLRNLERNLKKRPEEQARITLLTAHASKGQEFDHVWVTRAEQGQFPTEKATDFDEERRLMYVAMTRAKKTLTLTSRTGKTPSIFLMEAGLTDG; translated from the coding sequence ATGACTAATGCGATCCGCCTGGAGGAACTCAACGACAACCAGCGCGAGGCCGTCACCTCGGACGGACACTGCCTGGTTTCGGCCTGCCCCGGTTCCGGCAAGACACGGGTCTTGATTACACGCGCTCGCCGACTGCTCGACCAGGACCCGAAACACCGTGTCGCGGCCGTCACCTTCACTCAGGCCTCCGCGATCGAGATGACTCAGCGCATGTCCGCTGAAGGCCTGCCACCCCGCGAACTCCAGCGTTTCCAGGCCGGCACCTTTCACTCGCTCGCACTGAGCCAGGCCACGCAGGCCCGCAAAGCCAAGGCCAGCCAGATCCTCGCCACCGGTGAGTGGATCTCGATTCTGCGCAACGCCATCGATCAGGCGGTGCGCGACGGCATGGACCCCGAACTGGCGGATTACGAGGAAATCAGCCTCCAGGTCCAGGAGCGACAGGTGCAGGAAAAGGAGCCCGGCGAGGCCACCCTGGAGAAGGCGCCCTACGACTACATCTACAACCTGTTTCGTCAGTACAAGGCGAAGAGCAAGAAGCTCGACTTCGCCGATATCCTGCGGTTTGCCGTGAACGGCATGGCCGACGGCTCCATACCACCTCTGCCCTGTACCCACATGCTGGTGGACGAGGCACAGGACATGGATCCACTCCAGTATGCCTGGATCAAGGCCCACAGCCGCCCCGGCGCATCCGGTGGCGCCTATATCACGCTGGTGGGCGACGATGACCAGTCGATCTATGGCTGGCGCTACGCCCAGGGGTACGGCGGGATGATGCGGTTTATGACCGATCACAGCGCCGGGCATGTGATCCTGCCGGTCAACTACCGCTGTGCCCCCGAAATCCTGACGCCCTCCGAGCGGCTGATCCGCCACAACGCCAACCGGGTCGAAAAACCGATCCGGGCCGCACAGCCACCGGGCGGCACCATCACCTTCGAGCGTGTAGGGGACCCGGAGGCAGAGGCCGACGCCATCGAAAACCGCTGGCACCAGCTCGGTGAGGACGAGACGATCGCCTACATTGGCCGCAGCAATCGCGCCCTCGATGCCCTGGAGGGGGAATTGATGGAGCGCGACGTCCCCTACTACCGGGCAGGCGGCGGCAACTTCCTCGATGACCCGGATGTAGCCGCGGTCCACCGGGCCCTGACGGTGGTCAATCAGATCGCCGAGGGCCGCGGTGACCCCCTGCCTCATCTGCGCCAGATCCTGATATGGGCGGGATTTCCTTACCGAGTCGCCAATGATGCGATTCAGGGTGGGGGGAGCGACGTATTGGCGATCGTGGATGCCCTGCCGGATATCCAGTGGGACCCGGGGCACGAGATGCAGCGACAATTCGCGATTAAGCTCTCACGCAATATGCCGGCCTGGGTCAAGCAGGCCGGGATCGGGAATGCGGACCGGATCGTGGCCTTCGTCGCGCGTATCTTCTCCGGATTCGCCCACGACAAGAACCAGGGGCCGAAACAGATGGGGCGGCTGGCGCGGGCCATCCGGACGATGATGAAGAAGGAGTCCCCGAAGCAGGACATGAAGATTGGCAAGTGCCTGCGCAACCTCGAACGCAACCTCAAGAAGCGCCCCGAGGAGCAGGCCCGAATTACGCTGCTGACCGCCCATGCGAGCAAGGGGCAAGAATTCGATCATGTCTGGGTCACACGCGCCGAACAGGGGCAGTTTCCCACCGAGAAGGCGACCGACTTTGATGAAGAGCGCCGCCTGATGTATGTCGCGATGACGCGGGCCAAGAAAACGCTCACGTTGACGTCCCGCACCGGCAAAACGCCCAGTATTTTCCTGATGGAAGCGGGTCTGACCGACGGGTGA
- a CDS encoding GspE/PulE family protein, with product MRLGDYLVEQGLLEASRLKAALAEQSVTGEHLGRILVRNGFIRQDTLVSTLRRTNPAMLMRESTLLPGMDAEVLAETRSMIIAELPDIVYVATLNRTGEVRRKLTPYMGGRDIAFVAASPQRVDEYLELAQRASSEDGGVLEKMIRRALNENASDLHIIPRTHSYTVLSRRLGVRELTHEGALEEYQSLAAQIKDRSRMDMAERRVPQDGGFSIEHNGRVVDMRVATLPTTEGESIVIRLLDPDRVNPVLDTLGITRIDEFRKAMNRAEGLCLICGPTGSGKTTTLNAAVREMEVLESAIYSIEDPVEYRIPYVGQVAINDTVGLDFARGVRAFMRSDPDVVIVGEIRDLETARNAIKAAETGHMVLGTLHTASVHGAIGRLRDIGVESHELRYLLRGVMAQRLVRTLCKSCGGKGCSLCRESGYASRTIVSETAYLPDVESVDKVIQGERWWPSMAEDVITKVHAGETDEREVHRVFGAEIDVASSKAA from the coding sequence GTGAGGCTTGGCGATTATCTGGTTGAGCAAGGGCTGCTTGAGGCAAGTCGTCTCAAGGCCGCCCTGGCCGAGCAATCGGTCACAGGCGAGCATCTGGGGCGTATCCTCGTACGCAACGGCTTTATTCGCCAGGACACGCTCGTCAGCACCTTGCGACGGACGAATCCGGCCATGCTCATGCGCGAGTCCACCTTGCTGCCGGGGATGGATGCGGAAGTGCTGGCGGAAACCCGCAGCATGATCATCGCGGAGCTACCGGACATCGTCTATGTGGCGACCCTCAATCGGACCGGCGAGGTTCGTCGCAAGCTGACCCCGTACATGGGAGGCCGCGACATCGCCTTTGTCGCGGCCTCGCCGCAGCGCGTCGACGAATACCTGGAACTGGCACAACGCGCGTCGTCGGAAGACGGCGGGGTACTGGAGAAAATGATCCGCCGCGCGCTCAACGAGAACGCATCGGACCTTCATATCATCCCCCGGACACACAGCTACACCGTGCTGTCGCGCCGACTCGGGGTGCGCGAGCTGACACACGAGGGGGCGCTTGAGGAGTACCAGTCGCTTGCGGCTCAGATCAAGGACCGCTCTCGGATGGACATGGCCGAGCGCCGGGTCCCGCAGGATGGCGGTTTCTCGATTGAGCACAACGGCCGAGTCGTTGACATGCGTGTCGCGACGCTCCCGACCACCGAGGGCGAGAGTATTGTCATTCGGCTTCTGGATCCCGACCGGGTGAACCCGGTGCTGGATACGCTCGGTATCACGCGGATCGATGAATTCCGCAAGGCCATGAACCGGGCGGAAGGGCTCTGTCTAATCTGCGGCCCCACCGGGTCCGGGAAGACCACCACCCTGAACGCGGCCGTCCGCGAAATGGAAGTGCTCGAGTCCGCGATCTACTCGATCGAGGATCCCGTCGAATACCGCATCCCGTATGTTGGCCAGGTCGCCATCAACGACACGGTGGGTCTCGACTTTGCGCGTGGTGTGCGCGCCTTCATGCGTTCCGACCCGGATGTAGTCATCGTCGGGGAAATACGTGACCTGGAGACCGCCCGCAACGCGATCAAGGCGGCCGAAACCGGCCACATGGTGCTGGGTACCCTGCATACGGCATCGGTCCACGGGGCCATCGGGCGGCTTCGGGATATTGGCGTGGAATCGCATGAGCTTCGCTACCTGCTGCGCGGCGTGATGGCGCAGCGCCTGGTGCGCACCTTGTGCAAGTCGTGCGGGGGCAAAGGATGCAGCCTCTGCCGAGAGTCGGGCTATGCCAGCCGGACGATTGTGTCGGAGACCGCATATCTCCCGGATGTGGAGTCGGTCGACAAAGTGATCCAGGGTGAACGCTGGTGGCCAAGCATGGCGGAGGATGTGATCACGAAAGTTCACGCCGGGGAAACCGATGAGCGCGAGGTGCATCGCGTATTCGGTGCCGAGATCGATGTCGCATCGAGCAAGGCCGCCTGA
- a CDS encoding EAL domain-containing protein, with the protein MGDQQPAPALDSHHLVFQPIIARPFAGTPRIEYWEVLSRCIDAGISGVPQALLQDPQATGRIDRATLEKVAPWARENDGRFGVNVAASTLLEPLYLRQLDRLLEQGVDPRKLVIELTETFDLDRIPPLVDALEALRERRVGVALDDFGTGGAGLSIFTLFDFDYVKVSPWVDTTTSRGRAMFEALMAMSTDLAPRHGFQIILEGVEDADMLAHADAFQVHCVQGFHLGRPSLHPKVPAAIESLDVAPVWL; encoded by the coding sequence ATGGGAGATCAACAACCCGCGCCTGCGCTGGATTCACACCACCTGGTGTTCCAACCGATCATCGCCCGGCCGTTCGCAGGCACCCCTCGGATCGAATACTGGGAAGTGCTGTCTCGCTGCATCGATGCCGGGATATCCGGGGTGCCGCAGGCCCTGTTGCAGGACCCGCAAGCCACCGGCCGCATTGATCGGGCCACCCTTGAGAAGGTCGCCCCCTGGGCCCGCGAAAACGACGGCCGCTTCGGGGTCAACGTCGCGGCCTCCACCCTGCTGGAACCCCTGTACCTCCGCCAGCTGGATCGCCTCCTCGAACAGGGGGTCGATCCCAGGAAGCTGGTCATCGAATTGACTGAGACCTTCGATCTGGACCGCATCCCGCCTCTGGTGGACGCCCTCGAGGCGTTGCGCGAACGCAGGGTCGGGGTCGCCCTCGACGATTTCGGTACCGGGGGCGCCGGGCTGTCGATCTTCACCCTGTTCGACTTCGACTACGTGAAGGTCTCGCCCTGGGTGGACACCACTACCAGCCGGGGGCGGGCGATGTTCGAGGCCCTGATGGCCATGAGCACCGACCTCGCGCCCCGGCACGGCTTCCAGATCATCCTCGAAGGGGTCGAGGACGCCGACATGCTCGCCCATGCTGACGCCTTTCAGGTCCATTGTGTGCAGGGGTTTCATCTGGGTCGCCCCAGCCTGCATCCGAAGGTGCCCGCCGCCATTGAATCCCTCGACGTGGCGCCTGTCTGGCTGTGA
- a CDS encoding type II secretion system F family protein — protein sequence MATFTARIKNGSRIETVELEAPNRADALKQAKSYGHLISIKKAFSLGGSSNRLSTGDRAMLFQRLAAMIGSRVGTGEALRLIQETFKGKIARIAGALRKRIESGDSLVAAMQAIGARAFPETTLAIIRTGSQGGNMAEALREAIRFEQESAAIRKESSKGMWSAVGGFAAGVITLLATTLYVVPEMEASPMVQQMGAGQPLWVTITANTLTVLAMFITLVMMFVGALLFVVRPVAAAAVDRFIMGVPFFKDVALAKKNYIAFYGLSILLRAGLRVEEALRLSKESAPKGQTRDDFGNALQSVRSGRPWPYAMESLHPTDRAALATSQDRVQVAQSVEQIAIQYRDIYRMRIEQLMPAAQMGAALFLTAAGVVLFGAVIIPLLEMTQNAMGGM from the coding sequence ATGGCGACCTTTACTGCCCGCATTAAGAACGGTTCCCGCATCGAGACAGTGGAGCTTGAGGCCCCCAACCGTGCTGATGCATTGAAGCAGGCCAAAAGTTACGGGCATCTGATCAGTATCAAGAAGGCGTTCAGCCTTGGTGGGAGCAGTAACAGGCTCTCCACAGGCGATAGGGCCATGTTGTTCCAGCGTCTCGCGGCCATGATCGGGTCGCGTGTTGGGACCGGCGAGGCCCTGCGCTTGATCCAAGAAACGTTCAAGGGCAAGATCGCGCGGATTGCCGGGGCCCTGCGCAAACGCATTGAGTCCGGTGACTCCCTCGTCGCCGCCATGCAGGCCATTGGTGCGCGCGCATTCCCCGAGACCACTCTGGCGATTATTCGCACGGGCTCCCAAGGCGGCAATATGGCCGAGGCCCTGCGCGAAGCGATCCGTTTCGAGCAGGAGTCGGCCGCAATCCGCAAGGAAAGCTCTAAGGGTATGTGGTCGGCCGTGGGCGGATTCGCCGCTGGCGTCATCACGCTGCTAGCGACCACGCTTTATGTCGTCCCGGAGATGGAGGCCTCCCCCATGGTGCAGCAGATGGGAGCGGGGCAGCCCTTATGGGTCACGATTACAGCGAACACGCTGACCGTGCTCGCCATGTTTATCACCCTGGTGATGATGTTCGTGGGGGCCTTGCTGTTCGTGGTGCGTCCGGTCGCGGCCGCCGCCGTGGACCGCTTCATCATGGGCGTACCCTTCTTCAAGGACGTCGCACTGGCGAAAAAGAACTACATCGCGTTCTACGGGCTGTCCATCCTGCTACGTGCAGGGCTGCGCGTAGAGGAAGCGCTTCGGCTGTCCAAGGAAAGTGCGCCAAAGGGACAGACCCGAGATGACTTCGGGAATGCATTGCAGTCCGTCCGATCTGGTAGGCCGTGGCCGTACGCGATGGAAAGCCTGCACCCCACTGATCGAGCGGCCTTGGCGACCTCGCAGGACCGTGTACAAGTGGCGCAGTCGGTGGAACAGATCGCCATTCAGTACCGCGACATCTACCGAATGCGTATTGAACAGCTGATGCCGGCGGCTCAGATGGGTGCCGCACTCTTCCTCACGGCGGCCGGCGTAGTCCTTTTTGGGGCCGTGATCATCCCGCTGCTGGAGATGACGCAGAACGCTATGGGCGGCATGTAA
- a CDS encoding endonuclease domain-containing protein, producing the protein MTIQEAVQMGFLTAAEAKKQAAQPCVARKAASRARSGRRRPAPAVDPQQILAQALKERLGSDAVQEEVTGLVPGRAYRVDMLLPASGVVIEFDGFQYHRSKAAFQKDRERQNRLVREGYRVLRYFNRQVRDGLEEVVQEVVEIHGRFDRKGDRSAV; encoded by the coding sequence ATGACGATTCAGGAGGCCGTTCAGATGGGTTTCCTTACGGCGGCCGAGGCGAAGAAGCAAGCGGCTCAGCCGTGTGTGGCGCGCAAGGCCGCCTCGAGAGCGCGATCGGGCCGGCGGCGCCCCGCTCCCGCCGTCGATCCGCAACAGATTCTGGCGCAGGCCCTCAAAGAGCGACTGGGCTCGGACGCGGTTCAGGAGGAAGTCACGGGGCTGGTGCCGGGGCGCGCGTACCGCGTGGATATGCTTCTACCAGCCTCGGGGGTTGTCATCGAATTCGACGGCTTTCAGTACCATCGCAGCAAGGCCGCGTTCCAGAAGGACCGGGAGCGTCAGAACCGCCTGGTGCGGGAGGGCTATCGTGTCCTTCGCTATTTCAACCGGCAAGTGCGAGACGGTCTGGAAGAGGTTGTGCAGGAGGTCGTGGAGATCCACGGGCGATTTGATCGAAAGGGCGACCGTTCGGCCGTGTAG
- a CDS encoding tyrosine-type recombinase/integrase gives MNTPASKRTGEKALRSVAASLGYESPDAVPWETLRRGDALDLRDELVSQELSPATQSLYLSVFRGVMHEVWVAGRISGDEFQHIREVKAAKGKRQPRGRAVAEDEMDCFTQHLERDRTPIGIRDAALVNVLYSTGMRRSEVVDLRIGDLVPEEKAVLIRGKGNRERTGYMDDVAWDALNHWIDEVRGERDGPLFLPMARGGHIQWRRMSDQAVAKVVRERSMEAAMPPTLPHDMRRSFATQLLDNGTDLLTVQRLMGHSSVTTTQIYDRRSDAASRAAVDGLRRKRGKDA, from the coding sequence TTGAATACCCCCGCGTCCAAGCGCACGGGCGAGAAGGCGCTGCGGTCCGTCGCCGCCAGTCTCGGGTACGAATCACCGGACGCCGTGCCCTGGGAGACACTACGCCGCGGCGATGCCCTCGATCTGCGTGATGAGCTGGTATCACAGGAGCTTTCCCCCGCCACACAGTCGCTCTATCTCAGTGTTTTCCGGGGCGTGATGCACGAGGTGTGGGTCGCGGGCCGGATCTCGGGAGACGAGTTCCAGCACATCCGTGAGGTGAAGGCCGCCAAGGGGAAACGCCAGCCTCGAGGCCGCGCTGTCGCCGAGGACGAGATGGACTGTTTCACCCAGCACCTGGAGCGGGATCGGACGCCCATTGGGATTCGCGATGCGGCCTTGGTCAACGTGCTCTACTCCACCGGGATGCGACGTTCGGAGGTTGTCGATCTGAGGATCGGCGACCTGGTGCCGGAGGAAAAGGCGGTACTGATACGAGGGAAAGGCAACCGGGAGCGAACGGGGTACATGGACGACGTGGCCTGGGACGCCCTCAATCACTGGATCGATGAGGTTCGCGGTGAGCGTGATGGCCCGTTGTTCCTGCCTATGGCCCGGGGTGGGCATATCCAATGGAGGCGCATGAGTGACCAGGCGGTGGCGAAAGTCGTGCGCGAGCGCTCCATGGAGGCCGCGATGCCGCCTACCCTGCCCCATGATATGCGGCGATCCTTTGCGACGCAGCTCCTCGACAACGGGACGGATCTGCTGACGGTGCAGCGATTGATGGGGCACTCGTCGGTTACCACCACCCAGATCTATGATCGGCGTTCCGATGCCGCCAGTCGGGCGGCCGTGGACGGGCTCCGCCGAAAGCGAGGCAAGGATGCGTAA
- a CDS encoding OmpA family protein, producing MRLRTTIATGVAFALLTGCAAMPEDRDRLPDTTEIQRDKQDSWAEDRPPVSRVSGRSGIEIGRQYPAPALLRDQEVDLDLPPQATMGDLVAILNAEGVPAMIRDESGRSDSEGSEGSSELSAQRLGLNRFEGSVGDLIEALEAVRDVAVEYRGGHLLLRSDSRYILSAPQNEELVERLVEQIEDLGGSAVRGELDAGVITYRAAPNAHEDIEQYVERAARNAAVVHLQLALLDVRLNREERKGFNWNELAVRMGSLVNTDVEQLGEMLTFTRQGVGAEVQRNDVSVTAVLNALSEYGDATTEQDITLTTVAGSEVDMRSGGEIPFVGDLDTTVSGESNIRSGASVDTQSVGIEVAITPRYDASTDLVTSSIDMDLTDVVQIREFDVGLEGGTLSHPELQDLSFTNISRLRPGEATLIGGIAYDQVDQDFTSLAGLEDAKAGSQRISTDRHAMFILLRPTVTVFTDEGDDLLPLPGTARACDTSVVSIGEDEELVETTAAYFRSGSDQLEGQSARHLEQIARSLQDFPEYRAVVVGYGDPGVDSAVAMELGAARGAAARDVVTDAGVSAQRVETESAAPPAQCRSGEVEGRDRRVDVWLIGPAAEGEKEEGE from the coding sequence ATGAGGCTTCGTACCACCATTGCCACGGGTGTTGCCTTCGCACTGCTGACTGGGTGTGCTGCCATGCCGGAAGATCGCGACCGTCTTCCGGACACCACTGAGATCCAGCGCGACAAGCAGGATTCGTGGGCCGAAGATCGCCCGCCGGTGTCGCGGGTCAGTGGCCGTTCCGGCATCGAGATTGGGCGCCAGTACCCCGCACCGGCCCTGCTGCGTGATCAGGAGGTCGACTTGGACCTTCCGCCGCAGGCGACGATGGGCGATCTCGTCGCCATCCTGAATGCCGAGGGCGTACCGGCCATGATTCGGGATGAATCTGGCAGGAGCGACAGCGAAGGCAGTGAGGGGTCCAGTGAGCTATCGGCTCAGCGCCTGGGGCTAAACCGTTTTGAAGGGTCCGTCGGTGACCTGATTGAAGCGCTGGAAGCGGTGCGTGATGTCGCGGTGGAATACCGCGGCGGTCACCTGCTGCTGCGCAGCGATTCCCGTTACATCCTCAGTGCTCCTCAGAACGAGGAGCTGGTGGAGCGTCTGGTCGAGCAGATCGAGGACCTGGGCGGTAGCGCCGTGCGCGGTGAGCTGGATGCAGGCGTCATTACCTACCGGGCAGCCCCGAACGCCCACGAGGATATCGAGCAATACGTTGAACGAGCCGCCCGCAACGCCGCTGTGGTCCATCTTCAGTTGGCCCTCCTGGATGTGCGCCTGAATCGCGAGGAGCGCAAGGGGTTTAACTGGAACGAGCTGGCCGTGCGCATGGGATCACTCGTGAACACCGATGTTGAACAACTCGGCGAGATGCTGACGTTTACCCGCCAGGGTGTGGGCGCGGAGGTTCAGCGCAATGACGTGAGCGTGACGGCGGTGCTGAATGCGCTGTCCGAATACGGGGATGCAACCACCGAGCAGGATATTACGCTGACCACGGTCGCGGGGTCTGAAGTGGATATGCGCTCCGGCGGCGAGATCCCGTTTGTCGGCGACCTCGACACCACCGTATCGGGCGAGAGCAACATCCGCTCCGGCGCGAGTGTGGATACGCAGAGCGTTGGCATCGAGGTTGCGATTACGCCTCGCTACGACGCCTCCACGGATCTCGTGACCAGCAGTATCGACATGGATCTCACCGATGTCGTGCAGATCCGCGAGTTCGATGTGGGTCTGGAAGGAGGCACGCTGTCTCACCCCGAGCTCCAGGATCTTTCATTTACAAATATCTCCCGCCTGCGTCCGGGTGAGGCGACGCTGATCGGTGGCATCGCCTACGACCAGGTGGACCAGGACTTCACTTCGCTCGCCGGGCTCGAGGATGCCAAAGCCGGTTCGCAGCGCATTTCCACGGATCGGCACGCGATGTTCATTCTTCTGCGTCCGACCGTCACCGTGTTCACTGACGAGGGCGACGATCTGCTGCCGCTTCCGGGCACAGCCCGGGCGTGCGACACCAGTGTCGTCAGTATCGGGGAAGACGAAGAGCTGGTGGAAACAACGGCGGCCTATTTCCGCTCGGGTTCGGATCAGCTCGAAGGCCAATCAGCCCGGCATCTCGAACAGATTGCCCGGAGCCTTCAGGACTTTCCGGAGTATCGAGCCGTAGTGGTCGGCTACGGGGACCCGGGCGTTGACAGCGCCGTGGCGATGGAACTCGGAGCCGCCCGCGGCGCCGCTGCAAGGGATGTCGTCACCGATGCCGGTGTCTCGGCGCAGCGCGTTGAAACGGAAAGCGCGGCCCCGCCGGCCCAGTGCCGCTCGGGTGAGGTTGAGGGGCGCGACCGCCGCGTCGATGTGTGGCTGATCGGGCCAGCCGCGGAAGGCGAGAAGGAGGAAGGCGAGTGA
- a CDS encoding carbon storage regulator, with product MSNPKPNPRREANGNKATRKPNLILGRRQGESLHINVDGRTIVVEVAMILGSQVRIGIQADRDVEIVRSELLERARQEASDDEDHRPT from the coding sequence ATGTCGAATCCCAAACCGAATCCGCGCCGCGAAGCCAACGGCAATAAAGCAACGCGCAAGCCCAACCTGATCCTCGGCCGACGCCAGGGCGAAAGCCTCCACATCAACGTGGACGGCCGCACCATCGTCGTCGAGGTCGCCATGATCCTGGGCTCCCAGGTCCGCATCGGCATCCAGGCCGATCGCGACGTGGAGATCGTACGCTCGGAACTGCTCGAACGGGCCCGCCAGGAAGCGTCGGATGATGAGGACCATCGCCCGACGTAA
- a CDS encoding GspE/PulE family protein, with protein MQILNRTDGSTQRLGELLIERGLLSSGALDASLTEQRLTGERLGRIMVRNGFVTRKQLLATLADTENPEVLSEPFESDRVPPEVLLELRTMLLGDTGDRLLLASDAPRWWVERVLGPYFPGHRMIWMDFDPEIHARHLELLAAYTSETVLDRLLRRAVMEGISDIHLIPKPAAYTVMYRRLGVRQIIEDRTREEGIRMVAQAKDRAKVDIAETSVPQDGAFRLAMLDRSVDFRVATIPETDGEKLVIRVLDPEAAYPELEALGMREVDTWMDAAAQPHGICLICGATGSGKSTTLNATLRRLDRFGMSIQTVEDPVEHQLSFVGQVEVNRGRGLDFTRALRGFMRADPDVLIVGEIRDRETAELAVQAAETGHMVFATLHTDSAAGGLTRLRDLGVPIADFAPLVRATMAQKLIRVACPHCHGKGCDACEGIGYSGRTLISEVAPFRGPQDVERALNGETWWTSLREDGEARLREGSTTDDEIRRVLGSGL; from the coding sequence GTGCAGATTCTCAATCGGACAGACGGCTCAACACAGCGCCTGGGGGAACTACTCATTGAGCGCGGCCTTCTCAGTTCCGGCGCGCTGGATGCCTCACTGACCGAACAGCGCCTGACGGGGGAGCGCTTGGGCCGGATCATGGTTCGCAATGGCTTCGTGACACGTAAGCAGCTGCTCGCGACGCTGGCGGACACGGAGAACCCGGAAGTCCTGTCGGAGCCGTTTGAATCCGACCGCGTCCCTCCTGAAGTTCTCCTTGAACTTAGAACCATGCTGCTGGGGGATACCGGCGACCGGCTCCTGCTTGCCTCGGACGCTCCTCGCTGGTGGGTCGAGCGGGTTCTTGGGCCGTATTTCCCCGGCCATCGAATGATCTGGATGGATTTTGATCCCGAGATCCACGCGCGGCACTTGGAGCTGCTGGCGGCCTATACGTCGGAGACCGTCCTGGATCGACTTCTCCGCCGTGCGGTGATGGAAGGGATCTCGGACATCCACCTGATCCCGAAGCCGGCCGCGTACACCGTGATGTACCGGCGCCTCGGTGTTCGCCAGATCATCGAGGATCGCACGCGGGAAGAGGGCATCCGCATGGTGGCCCAGGCCAAGGACCGCGCCAAAGTCGATATTGCGGAGACCTCAGTGCCCCAAGATGGCGCCTTTCGTCTTGCGATGCTCGATCGCAGCGTGGACTTTCGGGTTGCCACCATCCCCGAGACCGATGGCGAGAAGCTCGTTATCCGGGTACTGGACCCCGAGGCTGCGTATCCCGAACTCGAGGCACTTGGAATGCGCGAAGTGGACACCTGGATGGATGCAGCCGCCCAGCCGCACGGGATCTGCTTGATCTGCGGCGCCACCGGATCCGGCAAGTCCACCACTCTCAATGCAACCTTGCGGCGCCTCGATCGGTTCGGCATGTCCATCCAGACTGTCGAGGACCCAGTCGAGCATCAGTTGTCGTTCGTTGGTCAAGTCGAGGTCAACCGGGGCAGGGGACTGGATTTCACCCGGGCGCTTCGCGGCTTTATGCGTGCCGACCCGGACGTGCTCATTGTTGGCGAGATTCGCGACCGCGAGACGGCGGAGCTGGCGGTGCAGGCGGCGGAAACCGGGCACATGGTGTTCGCAACGCTCCACACCGACTCTGCCGCCGGCGGCCTAACCCGGCTTCGGGACCTTGGAGTTCCGATTGCCGACTTCGCACCTCTGGTGCGTGCCACTATGGCTCAGAAACTCATCCGCGTAGCGTGCCCTCACTGTCACGGCAAGGGGTGCGATGCTTGCGAAGGGATTGGCTATTCTGGCCGGACCCTGATCTCCGAGGTCGCGCCATTCAGGGGTCCACAGGATGTCGAGCGCGCCCTGAATGGGGAGACCTGGTGGACCTCTTTAAGGGAAGACGGGGAAGCGCGGCTGCGCGAGGGTTCCACCACCGATGACGAGATTCGACGGGTCCTGGGGAGCGGCCTGTAA